One part of the Microlunatus elymi genome encodes these proteins:
- a CDS encoding amidohydrolase family protein, whose product MPRYDGPIIDAHQHFWRPGNGRIPWLRPEARINFRYGDYASIKRDYLPPDLLADAHGLKIVGTVWMETEWDRSDPVGEIVDLLRTREQFGLPDAAVAHAVLRDPAVDETLAALVETSSLVKAIRNKPGQAPGPEQAHTRPTLMTDLQWQQGYSRLQEHGLGFELQTAWWHLDEALTLARTFPEIPIMINHAALPADRSAEGIAGWSAALRRIATAEQVSIKVSGIGLPGRPWSVVDHRIIVDTIAEIFGPQRMLFASNFPVDSLVGSYRDIYDGFLAITADWSAQEQQAAFLGNAIRCYHLDPAIADRTGPDPRWSRR is encoded by the coding sequence GTGCCACGCTACGACGGTCCGATCATCGATGCTCACCAGCACTTCTGGCGGCCCGGCAACGGACGTATCCCCTGGCTGAGGCCCGAGGCCAGGATCAACTTCCGGTACGGGGACTACGCGTCGATCAAGCGCGACTACCTGCCGCCGGATCTGCTGGCCGACGCCCACGGTCTCAAGATCGTCGGGACCGTATGGATGGAGACCGAGTGGGATCGCTCTGACCCGGTCGGCGAGATCGTCGACCTGCTGCGTACGCGAGAGCAGTTCGGGCTGCCGGACGCTGCAGTCGCCCACGCGGTGCTACGGGATCCCGCGGTGGACGAAACCCTCGCAGCCCTGGTTGAGACCAGCAGCCTGGTCAAGGCCATCCGCAACAAGCCGGGGCAAGCCCCCGGTCCGGAACAGGCCCATACGCGACCGACCCTGATGACCGATCTGCAATGGCAGCAGGGATATTCCCGGCTGCAGGAACACGGACTGGGATTCGAGTTGCAGACCGCCTGGTGGCACCTCGACGAGGCGCTGACGTTGGCCCGGACCTTTCCGGAGATTCCGATCATGATCAATCACGCGGCACTACCTGCAGACCGCAGCGCGGAAGGGATCGCCGGTTGGTCCGCTGCGCTGCGCCGGATCGCCACCGCAGAGCAGGTTTCGATCAAGGTCTCCGGCATCGGATTGCCGGGCCGGCCCTGGAGTGTCGTCGATCACCGAATCATTGTCGACACCATCGCCGAGATCTTCGGACCGCAGCGCATGTTGTTCGCCAGCAACTTCCCGGTGGACAGCCTGGTCGGCAGCTACCGCGACATCTACGACGGGTTTCTGGCCATCACCGCGGACTGGTCGGCGCAGGAACAGCAGGCAGCCTTCTTGGGCAACGCGATCCGCTGCTATCACCTCGACCCCGCCATCGCCGACCGCACCGGTCCCGATCCGCGCTGGTCGCGACGCTGA
- a CDS encoding VOC family protein, whose translation MAIARYPTVVLDCPDPAALADFYAAMLDWKVEPGDDWVDIRADYGQGISFQQVKDYTPPDWPGQQQPQQFHLDVVVDDLDTAEQAVLELGATKHDHQPGTTFRVFLDPAGHPFCLCQS comes from the coding sequence ATGGCTATCGCACGCTATCCAACCGTCGTCCTCGATTGTCCCGATCCGGCCGCACTCGCCGACTTCTACGCCGCCATGCTCGACTGGAAGGTCGAGCCGGGCGACGACTGGGTCGACATCCGCGCCGACTACGGGCAGGGCATCTCCTTCCAGCAGGTGAAGGACTACACGCCGCCGGACTGGCCCGGTCAGCAACAGCCGCAGCAGTTCCACCTCGATGTCGTGGTCGACGACCTCGACACCGCCGAGCAGGCGGTGCTGGAGCTGGGCGCGACCAAGCATGATCATCAACCCGGCACCACCTTCCGGGTCTTCCTCGATCCGGCCGGCCACCCGTTCTGTCTCTGTCAGAGCTGA
- a CDS encoding ATP-binding protein — MSSLSRIAIVNRGEPAMRLIHAVRDLNARSRPDGRAIRTIALYTDVDAGAAFVREADEVYLLGAAADRPYLDLAGLERALRETEADAVWVGWGFVAEDPNFAELCARLGITFIGPSAEAMRRLGDKIGSKLIAEEAGVPVAPWSRGPVDTLEQALEVAGRIGYPLMLKATAGGGGRGIRMVQRPEELVDAYQRTRDEAERAFGSGVVFIEKLMTDSRHVEVQVIADGQGTAWAIGVRDCSVQRRNQKVIEESASPLLAPEQVDELKSAAERLALAVAYSGAGTVEFLYQPGTRSFAFLEVNTRLQVEHPVTELVTAVDLVGLQLQVASGEPLTGDRPVERGHAVEARLNAEDPDRGFAPAPGRISRLEFPSGPGIRVDTGVTEGDTIPGDFDSMIAKIIGYGRDRDEALARLRRAMVETTVVIDGGATNKSFVLELLDAGEVSRGEPAWADTNWIDRTMAAGGLVADRYAGVALVAAAIETYAEQERTEIAHFLSTARGGRPQLSHEAEQRIELKLRGVSYTLAVGRIGLDRHRVTVVDGDETRSVVAQLDRIDDVHSRLRIGDQQYRLVTAGHGPTRLVEVYGVAHRISRDEGGVLRAPSPALVVATPVAVGEEVEAGARVIVLESMKMETAITAPTAGRLKELLVRTGTQVEAGEALARLEPTGDQPAAEPSSGPAVELPADPILELDLAGRSALVLTVLRDLVLGYDVRPERTARLLEVYLEGRDALAKTGVDVLAREMALVELFTDIAELTRNRPGDEELRTELRVHSSREHFHTYLRTLDLERGGVPDHFRDKLLRVLAHYGVTELDRTPELEAALFRIFLAQQSSSDVDVIVGILQRWHTLPAPEEDVAWQARALLERMVRATQRRVPAIGDLARSIRFGWFDQPQVDDQRRQVLDRVAGEVAALSDPNAADREARIEALTDIPEQLVGFLRDRLAESIPEHEPLLEVLLRRHYLEYDLHDLTVINHHDPATKQTRPVVSAEYLSQEHGPTRVVSTIGTYEELAPGGPLGAAIAAQQPTDHATVTELYLRWAQPPSDRDEVSDELNRILTGQPFVTASQRVTVAVCADGAEPVGYYTFPPDGAGGLVEDKLLRDMHPMVWRRLNLWRLQDFEVTRLDAPSDVLLYECVAKSNPDDRRLVAAAQVRQLAVVRSEDGKLVDLPHAERAVENCLEAIRRVRTARGRAGSRLEMNHVWITVWPPIRADLDQLSALQEKITPLSDGTGIEEVLAQGRVIDEHDQVHPIAIRFRARPDGGTKADVIAPPTKPLRPLDDYQTKVRRARRRNMVYPYELAESLTRGGSVVEYDLDESGGLVPVDRPRGRNSAGMIVAVVSTPTELHPQGITRVVLCGDPTKSLGALSQAECSRVIAALDLAEELQVPVEWYAISSGARVSMTSGTENMDWVAAALKRIVEFTQDGGEINVVVAGINVGAQPYWNAEATMLMHTKGILVMTPDSAMVLTGKQTLDFAGSVSAEDNFGIGGYDRIMGPNGQAQYWAPDLAGALDIVLAHYEHSYVVPGETGPRRATTDDPVDRDVSAYPHPGGDFSTVGEIFSAVHNPDRKRPFDIRTVMRSVADADHRLLERWASMADAETAVVVDTRMGGHPVCLIGIESTPVPRAGFPPADGPDTYTAGTLFPRSSKKVARAINAASGNRPVVILANLSGFDGSPESMRNLQLEYGAEIGRAMVNFDGPIVFCVISRYHGGAFVVFSKRLNPQLTVLAVEGSYASVLGGAPAAAVVFASEVAKRAAADPRIAELEQRIADGPQDQRGALTVELADLRAAARAEKISELAAEFDGIHNIQRAVEVGSVDEVISAAELRPKIISAIERGLSR, encoded by the coding sequence GTGTCGAGCTTGAGCAGAATCGCCATCGTGAATCGCGGCGAGCCCGCAATGCGACTGATCCACGCCGTACGCGATCTGAACGCACGCAGTCGACCCGACGGCCGGGCGATCCGGACCATCGCCCTCTACACCGATGTCGATGCTGGCGCCGCCTTCGTCCGCGAGGCCGACGAGGTGTACCTGCTCGGAGCCGCGGCCGACCGCCCGTACCTGGACCTGGCCGGGCTCGAGCGGGCCCTGCGGGAAACCGAGGCGGACGCCGTCTGGGTCGGCTGGGGCTTCGTGGCCGAGGACCCGAACTTCGCCGAGCTGTGCGCCCGGCTCGGCATCACGTTCATCGGACCGAGCGCGGAGGCGATGCGGCGACTGGGCGACAAGATCGGCTCGAAGCTGATCGCCGAGGAGGCCGGCGTCCCGGTGGCACCGTGGAGCCGCGGCCCGGTCGACACCCTGGAGCAGGCGCTCGAGGTCGCCGGCCGGATCGGCTACCCGCTGATGCTGAAGGCGACCGCCGGTGGCGGCGGCCGCGGCATCCGGATGGTGCAGCGGCCCGAGGAACTGGTCGACGCCTACCAGCGGACCCGGGACGAGGCCGAACGCGCCTTCGGCAGCGGCGTGGTGTTCATCGAGAAGCTGATGACGGATTCCCGGCACGTCGAGGTGCAGGTGATCGCCGACGGGCAGGGCACCGCCTGGGCCATCGGGGTCCGCGACTGTTCGGTGCAGCGGCGCAACCAGAAGGTGATCGAGGAGTCGGCGTCCCCGCTGCTCGCACCGGAGCAGGTCGACGAGCTGAAGTCGGCCGCCGAGCGGCTCGCCTTGGCGGTCGCCTACTCCGGGGCCGGCACGGTCGAGTTCCTCTACCAGCCCGGTACCCGGTCGTTCGCGTTCCTGGAGGTGAACACCCGGCTGCAGGTCGAACATCCGGTCACCGAACTGGTCACCGCGGTTGATCTGGTCGGTCTGCAACTCCAGGTCGCGTCCGGGGAGCCGCTGACCGGTGACCGCCCGGTCGAGCGGGGTCATGCCGTCGAGGCCCGGCTGAACGCGGAGGATCCGGACCGCGGCTTCGCGCCGGCACCGGGCCGGATCAGTCGGTTGGAGTTCCCGTCCGGCCCGGGCATCCGGGTCGACACCGGCGTCACCGAGGGCGACACGATCCCGGGCGATTTCGACTCGATGATCGCCAAGATCATCGGCTACGGCCGGGATCGGGACGAGGCCCTGGCGCGGCTGCGCCGGGCGATGGTGGAGACCACCGTGGTGATCGACGGCGGCGCCACCAACAAGAGCTTCGTGCTGGAACTGCTGGACGCCGGCGAGGTCAGCCGCGGCGAGCCGGCCTGGGCCGACACCAACTGGATCGACCGGACGATGGCCGCCGGCGGCCTGGTCGCCGACCGCTACGCCGGAGTGGCGCTGGTCGCGGCCGCGATCGAGACCTACGCCGAGCAGGAACGTACGGAGATCGCGCACTTCCTCAGCACCGCTCGGGGCGGGCGGCCGCAGCTGTCGCACGAGGCCGAGCAGCGGATCGAGCTCAAGCTCCGCGGCGTCAGCTACACCCTCGCGGTCGGCCGGATCGGGCTGGATCGGCATCGGGTCACCGTCGTCGACGGTGACGAGACCCGGTCGGTGGTCGCCCAGTTGGACCGGATCGACGACGTGCACAGCCGGCTGCGGATCGGCGATCAGCAGTACCGGCTGGTCACCGCCGGGCACGGACCCACCCGGCTGGTCGAGGTGTACGGAGTGGCTCACCGGATCAGTCGCGACGAAGGCGGCGTGCTGCGGGCGCCGAGCCCGGCGCTGGTGGTGGCGACCCCCGTCGCGGTCGGCGAGGAGGTCGAGGCCGGCGCGCGGGTGATCGTGCTGGAGTCGATGAAGATGGAGACGGCGATCACCGCCCCGACCGCCGGCCGGCTGAAGGAGTTGCTGGTCCGGACCGGCACGCAGGTCGAGGCCGGCGAGGCACTGGCCCGGCTGGAGCCGACCGGCGATCAGCCGGCCGCCGAACCGTCCTCCGGGCCGGCCGTCGAGCTGCCCGCCGATCCGATCCTGGAACTGGATCTGGCCGGCCGGTCCGCGCTGGTGCTGACCGTACTGCGCGATCTGGTGCTCGGCTACGACGTACGACCGGAACGGACCGCGCGGCTGCTGGAGGTCTATCTGGAGGGTCGCGACGCGCTGGCGAAGACGGGCGTCGACGTGCTTGCCCGGGAGATGGCACTGGTCGAGCTCTTCACCGACATCGCCGAGCTCACCCGCAATCGGCCGGGCGACGAGGAACTGCGTACCGAACTGCGGGTGCACAGCTCCCGGGAGCATTTCCACACCTACCTGCGGACGCTGGATCTCGAACGCGGCGGGGTGCCCGACCACTTCCGGGACAAGCTGCTGCGGGTGCTGGCGCACTACGGTGTCACCGAGTTGGACCGGACACCGGAACTGGAAGCGGCGCTGTTCCGGATCTTCCTGGCCCAGCAGAGCAGCTCCGACGTCGACGTCATCGTCGGCATCCTGCAGCGCTGGCACACCCTGCCGGCGCCGGAGGAGGACGTGGCCTGGCAGGCCCGCGCGCTGCTGGAGCGGATGGTCCGGGCGACCCAACGCCGGGTCCCGGCGATCGGCGACCTGGCCCGGTCGATCCGCTTCGGCTGGTTCGATCAGCCCCAGGTCGACGACCAGCGCCGGCAGGTGCTCGACCGGGTCGCCGGCGAGGTCGCCGCGCTGAGCGACCCGAACGCCGCGGACCGGGAGGCCCGGATCGAGGCGCTCACCGACATCCCCGAGCAGCTGGTCGGCTTCCTGCGTGATCGGCTCGCCGAATCGATCCCCGAGCACGAACCGCTGCTGGAGGTGTTGCTGCGCCGGCACTACCTCGAATACGACCTGCACGACCTGACGGTGATCAATCACCACGATCCGGCGACGAAGCAGACCCGGCCGGTCGTCAGCGCGGAGTATCTGAGCCAGGAGCACGGGCCGACCCGGGTGGTGTCGACCATCGGAACGTACGAGGAGCTCGCGCCGGGCGGACCGCTCGGGGCCGCGATCGCCGCGCAGCAGCCGACCGATCACGCAACCGTCACCGAGCTCTACCTGCGCTGGGCCCAACCGCCGTCCGACCGCGACGAGGTCTCCGACGAGCTGAACCGGATCCTGACCGGGCAGCCGTTCGTGACCGCGTCCCAGCGGGTGACGGTCGCGGTCTGTGCCGACGGCGCCGAACCGGTCGGCTACTACACCTTCCCACCGGACGGTGCCGGTGGGCTGGTCGAGGACAAGCTGCTGCGGGACATGCATCCGATGGTCTGGCGGCGGCTCAATCTGTGGCGGCTGCAGGACTTCGAGGTGACCCGCCTGGACGCCCCGTCGGATGTGCTGCTCTACGAGTGCGTGGCCAAGTCGAACCCCGACGACCGCCGGCTGGTCGCCGCGGCCCAGGTCCGGCAACTCGCGGTGGTTCGTTCCGAGGACGGCAAGCTGGTCGATCTGCCGCACGCCGAGCGGGCGGTGGAGAACTGCCTGGAGGCGATCCGCCGGGTGCGTACGGCACGGGGCCGGGCCGGTTCGCGGCTGGAGATGAACCACGTCTGGATCACGGTCTGGCCGCCGATCCGGGCCGATCTGGATCAACTCTCCGCGCTGCAGGAGAAGATCACCCCGCTCAGCGACGGCACCGGGATCGAGGAGGTGCTGGCCCAGGGCCGGGTGATCGACGAGCACGATCAGGTGCATCCGATCGCGATCCGCTTCCGGGCCCGGCCCGACGGCGGCACCAAGGCCGACGTGATCGCGCCGCCGACCAAGCCGCTGCGGCCGCTGGACGACTACCAGACCAAGGTCCGGCGGGCTCGGCGCCGCAACATGGTCTATCCGTACGAGCTGGCCGAGTCGCTGACCCGCGGCGGCAGCGTGGTGGAGTACGACCTGGACGAGTCCGGTGGGCTGGTCCCGGTGGACCGGCCGCGCGGCCGCAACAGCGCCGGCATGATCGTCGCGGTGGTGTCCACGCCGACCGAGCTGCATCCGCAGGGCATCACCCGGGTGGTGCTGTGCGGTGACCCGACCAAGTCGCTGGGAGCGCTGTCGCAGGCCGAGTGCAGCCGGGTGATCGCCGCCCTCGATCTGGCCGAAGAACTGCAGGTCCCGGTCGAGTGGTACGCGATCTCCTCCGGTGCCCGGGTGTCGATGACCAGCGGCACCGAGAACATGGACTGGGTAGCGGCCGCGTTGAAGCGGATCGTCGAGTTCACCCAGGACGGCGGCGAGATCAACGTGGTGGTCGCCGGCATCAACGTCGGCGCGCAGCCGTACTGGAACGCCGAAGCGACGATGTTGATGCACACCAAGGGAATCCTGGTGATGACACCGGACAGCGCGATGGTGCTGACCGGCAAGCAGACGCTGGACTTCGCCGGCAGCGTGTCGGCCGAGGACAACTTCGGCATCGGCGGCTACGACCGGATCATGGGCCCGAACGGCCAGGCCCAGTACTGGGCCCCCGACCTGGCGGGTGCGCTGGACATCGTGCTGGCTCACTACGAGCACAGCTACGTGGTCCCGGGCGAGACCGGGCCGCGCCGGGCGACGACCGACGACCCGGTCGATCGTGACGTCAGCGCGTACCCGCACCCGGGTGGCGACTTCAGCACCGTCGGTGAGATCTTCTCCGCCGTCCACAATCCCGACCGCAAACGGCCGTTCGACATCCGTACCGTGATGCGGTCGGTCGCCGACGCCGACCATCGACTGCTCGAGCGCTGGGCCTCGATGGCCGACGCGGAGACCGCCGTGGTGGTCGACACCCGGATGGGCGGGCACCCGGTCTGCTTGATCGGGATCGAGTCGACCCCGGTGCCGCGGGCGGGCTTCCCGCCGGCGGACGGACCGGACACGTACACCGCCGGCACGTTGTTCCCGCGGTCGTCGAAGAAGGTCGCGCGGGCGATCAACGCAGCCTCCGGCAACCGGCCGGTGGTGATCTTGGCCAACCTGTCCGGCTTCGACGGGTCACCGGAGTCGATGCGCAACCTGCAGCTGGAGTACGGCGCCGAGATCGGCCGGGCGATGGTCAACTTCGACGGCCCGATCGTGTTCTGCGTGATCTCCCGGTATCACGGCGGCGCGTTCGTGGTGTTCTCCAAGCGACTCAATCCGCAGCTCACCGTGCTGGCGGTGGAGGGCTCGTACGCGTCCGTGCTCGGTGGTGCACCGGCAGCGGCGGTGGTCTTCGCCTCGGAGGTGGCGAAGCGGGCCGCTGCCGATCCTCGGATCGCCGAGTTGGAGCAGCGGATCGCCGACGGCCCGCAAGATCAACGCGGCGCCCTGACCGTCGAGCTGGCGGACCTGCGCGCCGCGGCCCGGGCGGAGAAGATCTCCGAGCTGGCGGCCGAGTTCGACGGCATCCACAACATCCAGCGGGCCGTCGAGGTGGGCTCGGTGGACGAGGTGATCTCGGCCGCCGAGCTGCGGCCCAAGATCATCTCCGCGATCGAACGCGGCTTGTCCCGCTGA
- a CDS encoding GntR family transcriptional regulator, with amino-acid sequence MVSPSAGSTAAQSRRLVVPPSLAELATDQLKDMIFSGEYLPGDRLVEDRLAERMGVSRPPLREALKNLEHDGLVERLPRGGTAVRSLSHHDVYEIYTLREDLETLAIRLALPTPDPVRMQQSVAALAEMRQAAELSDEAAMTRCGLEFHIRLVALAGHRRVEQTYRSMALQMQLCMVMNNDARRDLEDLHEHVDRHQHILDVIETGDADAAIVALRDHGHDTFLLDVVDRLDGATDASVAWFEALRRRHTTQ; translated from the coding sequence ATGGTGAGCCCATCCGCAGGCAGCACCGCGGCTCAATCCCGCAGGCTGGTCGTCCCGCCCAGCCTGGCCGAGTTGGCGACCGACCAGCTGAAGGACATGATCTTCAGCGGCGAGTACCTGCCCGGTGACCGGCTCGTCGAGGACCGGCTGGCGGAGCGGATGGGCGTCTCTCGGCCGCCGTTGCGAGAAGCGCTCAAGAACCTGGAGCACGACGGTCTGGTCGAGCGTCTCCCCCGCGGCGGCACCGCCGTACGATCCCTGAGCCATCACGACGTCTACGAGATCTACACGCTGCGCGAAGATCTGGAGACGCTCGCGATCCGGCTGGCGCTGCCCACTCCCGACCCGGTACGGATGCAGCAGTCGGTCGCGGCCCTGGCCGAGATGCGGCAAGCGGCAGAGCTCTCCGACGAGGCGGCGATGACGCGCTGCGGTCTGGAGTTCCACATCCGCCTGGTTGCGCTGGCCGGCCACCGGCGAGTCGAGCAGACCTACCGTTCGATGGCTCTGCAGATGCAGTTGTGCATGGTGATGAACAACGACGCCCGACGTGATCTGGAAGACCTGCACGAGCACGTCGATCGGCACCAGCACATCCTCGACGTGATCGAGACCGGCGACGCCGACGCGGCGATCGTCGCACTCCGCGATCACGGCCACGACACCTTCCTGCTCGACGTGGTCGATCGGCTGGACGGTGCCACCGACGCGTCGGTCGCCTGGTTCGAGGCGCTTCGACGTCGCCACACGACCCAGTAA
- a CDS encoding MFS transporter codes for MSTSASTADPRRTRPSTSARSSVRIRVFAVLFVLILINFLDRTALTVALPYIGKEITITPQLKGWILGAFFWTYLIFQIPGGWLLDRFGPRKIIGIVGTAWGLVELATGFVTGAFGLLLFRLGLGAFEAPVYPAGAKINSAWLPAKERARGATILDAASPLGAAFGGLLVTFLIGIFGSWRWAFFATGALTVLAALACFAYLRDKPEQHPGVSESELDHIRSDQQEVTAESGPLPKIGDYLRSLSFWGMMFGRLGWAFTWWGIISWTPSYLVDSLHFDLAQVGWGTFFVYGMGFVGEVLSGFLTDYLRRRTGRLNLVTKIMLVGSGAAGAVSIFLIPLTSNGYLALVWLGIAVFFILFGGIYWAVPAWLAPRRQVGTVGGVMNVASAAGGALAPVVMGYAIAAASGSYSGAFLFLAGAAVIYLIGSLLINFEKPLAGSAGTVRVGTEEL; via the coding sequence TTGTCCACCTCAGCCAGCACAGCCGACCCTCGGCGCACCCGCCCGAGCACGTCGGCGCGATCCTCTGTCCGCATCCGCGTCTTCGCCGTCCTGTTCGTGTTGATCTTGATCAACTTCCTGGACCGGACCGCACTGACCGTCGCCTTGCCGTACATCGGCAAGGAGATCACAATCACTCCTCAGTTGAAGGGCTGGATCCTCGGTGCCTTCTTCTGGACCTATCTGATCTTCCAGATCCCCGGTGGCTGGCTGCTCGACCGCTTCGGCCCGCGCAAGATCATCGGCATCGTCGGGACCGCCTGGGGGCTGGTCGAACTGGCCACCGGCTTCGTCACCGGTGCCTTCGGACTGCTGCTCTTCCGGCTCGGCCTGGGAGCATTCGAAGCGCCGGTCTACCCGGCCGGCGCCAAGATCAACAGCGCCTGGCTCCCGGCCAAGGAGCGAGCCCGCGGCGCAACCATCCTGGACGCGGCATCCCCGCTGGGCGCAGCGTTCGGCGGGCTGCTGGTGACCTTCCTGATCGGGATCTTCGGCAGCTGGCGTTGGGCCTTCTTCGCCACCGGCGCGCTGACCGTGCTGGCAGCGCTCGCCTGCTTCGCCTACCTGCGAGACAAGCCGGAACAGCATCCTGGCGTCTCGGAGTCGGAGCTCGATCACATCCGAAGTGATCAGCAGGAGGTCACCGCCGAATCCGGCCCGCTGCCGAAGATCGGCGACTACCTCCGGTCACTGTCCTTCTGGGGCATGATGTTCGGACGCCTGGGCTGGGCCTTCACCTGGTGGGGCATCATCTCCTGGACCCCGTCCTATCTGGTCGACTCGCTGCACTTCGACCTGGCCCAGGTCGGCTGGGGCACCTTCTTCGTCTACGGCATGGGCTTCGTCGGCGAGGTGCTGTCCGGCTTCCTGACCGACTATCTGCGTCGCCGGACCGGCCGACTGAATCTGGTCACCAAGATCATGCTGGTCGGATCGGGTGCTGCCGGCGCGGTGTCGATCTTTCTGATTCCTCTGACCAGCAACGGATATCTCGCCCTGGTCTGGCTGGGCATCGCGGTGTTCTTCATCCTCTTCGGCGGCATCTACTGGGCCGTGCCCGCCTGGCTGGCACCGCGTCGGCAGGTCGGCACGGTCGGCGGCGTGATGAACGTCGCTTCCGCCGCCGGCGGCGCACTGGCCCCGGTCGTGATGGGCTACGCCATCGCCGCCGCATCAGGCAGCTATTCCGGTGCATTCCTGTTCCTGGCCGGCGCAGCCGTGATCTACCTGATCGGCTCTCTCCTGATCAACTTCGAGAAGCCGCTCGCCGGCAGTGCGGGGACGGTGCGGGTCGGCACCGAGGAGCTCTGA
- a CDS encoding aldo/keto reductase codes for MSQSYGPNPGDRDDMIGVIRYAVDQGVSFFDTAEVYGPYVNEELVGEALRPVRDRVVIATKFGWNIVDGRMQGTNSRPDQIKAVADASLRRLGIDVIDLFYQHRVDPDVPIEDVAGAVGELVQAGKVRHFGLSEAGAGTIRRAHAVFPVSAVQSEYSLWTRDPEAEVLPACAELGIGFVPFSPLGKGFLTGTVNSSTSFTDGDIRTRVPRFSVDNRVANEALLNQVRDLAELKQTTPGQIALAWLLAQQPWIVPIPGTRRRERIDENNGATAVPLSADEVAELNGLAARVGVHGDRYNEAGMKMVGL; via the coding sequence ATGTCGCAGAGCTACGGCCCCAACCCGGGCGACCGGGACGACATGATCGGCGTGATCCGCTACGCAGTTGATCAAGGAGTCAGCTTCTTCGACACCGCCGAGGTGTACGGGCCGTACGTCAACGAGGAGCTGGTCGGCGAGGCGCTGCGACCGGTCCGTGATCGGGTGGTGATCGCGACCAAGTTCGGCTGGAACATCGTCGACGGCCGGATGCAGGGCACCAACTCGCGTCCCGACCAGATCAAGGCGGTTGCCGACGCATCCCTGCGACGACTGGGCATCGACGTGATCGACCTGTTCTACCAGCACCGGGTCGATCCGGACGTGCCGATCGAGGACGTCGCCGGTGCGGTCGGCGAGTTGGTGCAGGCCGGCAAGGTCCGCCACTTCGGCCTGTCCGAGGCCGGCGCCGGCACCATCCGACGAGCGCACGCGGTGTTTCCGGTGAGCGCCGTACAGAGCGAGTATTCGTTGTGGACAAGGGATCCTGAGGCGGAGGTCCTACCGGCGTGCGCCGAGCTGGGGATCGGGTTCGTGCCGTTCAGCCCACTGGGCAAGGGATTTCTGACGGGCACGGTCAATTCGTCGACCTCGTTCACCGACGGTGACATCCGCACCCGAGTGCCACGGTTCAGCGTGGACAACCGGGTCGCCAACGAGGCATTGCTCAACCAGGTCAGGGATCTTGCCGAGTTGAAGCAGACCACGCCGGGGCAGATCGCCCTCGCCTGGCTGCTGGCCCAGCAGCCCTGGATCGTACCGATCCCGGGCACCCGGCGACGCGAACGCATCGACGAGAACAACGGCGCGACCGCGGTGCCGTTGTCGGCCGACGAGGTCGCGGAGTTGAACGGGCTGGCCGCCCGGGTCGGCGTCCACGGCGACCGTTACAACGAGGCCGGGATGAAGATGGTCGGTCTCTGA
- a CDS encoding 4-hydroxythreonine-4-phosphate dehydrogenase PdxA, with translation MTRKPRIALTLGDPSGVGPELAAKLLAEPETTAIADVLVVASPDELRRAAGQAGVELKVTDDPYDAQPTLVDPQRPGTLPSEIGAASAEAGEWALSGLRHALALTADGQADAICFTPLNKTSLHLAGMHEEDELRWFAKTLGYQGRTSEFNVLDGLWTGRVTSHIALADVPARITADAVAETVALLDRALRGSGIATPRIAVAALNPHAGENGSFGRQEIDEIAPGIKRAQDDGLTVDGPFPSDTVFLKAKDGLYDGVVTMYHDQGQIAMKMMGFDRGVTVQGGLPVPITTPAHGTAFDIVGRRKADLGATRNAFRLAVSLAQQDR, from the coding sequence GTGACCCGCAAACCGCGCATAGCCCTCACCCTCGGCGACCCGTCCGGGGTCGGCCCCGAGCTTGCGGCGAAACTGCTCGCCGAACCGGAGACCACCGCGATCGCGGACGTCCTGGTGGTCGCCAGCCCCGACGAGCTTCGCCGCGCGGCCGGCCAGGCCGGCGTCGAGCTGAAGGTCACCGACGATCCGTACGACGCTCAGCCGACGCTGGTCGATCCCCAGCGGCCGGGCACGCTGCCGAGCGAGATCGGTGCCGCGAGTGCCGAGGCCGGCGAGTGGGCGCTCAGCGGGCTGCGGCACGCGCTCGCGCTGACTGCCGACGGGCAGGCGGACGCGATCTGCTTCACCCCGCTGAACAAGACCTCGCTGCATCTGGCCGGCATGCATGAGGAGGACGAGCTGCGCTGGTTCGCCAAGACGCTCGGCTACCAGGGCCGGACCTCGGAGTTCAACGTTCTCGACGGGTTGTGGACCGGCCGGGTCACCTCGCATATCGCGTTGGCCGATGTCCCGGCCCGGATCACCGCGGACGCTGTCGCCGAGACCGTTGCGCTGCTCGACCGTGCCCTGCGTGGTTCGGGTATCGCCACGCCGCGGATCGCGGTCGCGGCGCTCAATCCGCACGCCGGGGAGAACGGCAGCTTCGGCCGTCAGGAGATCGACGAGATCGCCCCCGGTATCAAGCGCGCACAGGACGACGGACTGACCGTCGACGGCCCGTTCCCTTCCGACACGGTCTTCCTCAAGGCCAAGGACGGTCTGTACGACGGCGTGGTCACCATGTATCACGACCAGGGCCAGATCGCCATGAAGATGATGGGCTTCGACCGCGGCGTCACCGTCCAGGGCGGTCTACCCGTCCCGATCACCACCCCGGCGCACGGCACGGCCTTCGACATCGTCGGCCGGCGCAAAGCCGACCTCGGCGCCACCCGCAACGCCTTCCGGCTGGCGGTCAGCCTGGCGCAGCAGGACCGCTGA